CTAGACACGCCACCGGTGACTTCGAGTGCGGACGCGCCGATCAGTGGGGTGCGGCCGCGGCCCGGACGGGTGGGACAGGCGGTGTCCGGGCCGTTGCGCGGGGACGTACCGCGGGCACGAACCGCGCTGGTGAACACCGAGCGTGAAGGGACTCTGTGATCGCCTAGGAACTCGTGCCTGCGGTGCTTCTGTGCGGCCGTGTGACGCGCGTAGGTGCAGGGCCGCAGTTGTCGTTACGGTACGGGTGCTGGGGGAGCGCGATGTCAGGCGGCGTAGACACGCAGTTTGACGGGGAGGTCCTCGCGGCTGCGGACGTTCATCTTCTTGTACACGCGGGTGAGGTGCTGTTCGACGGTGCTCACCGTCACGAACAGCTCCTCGGCGATCTCGCGGTTGGTGAGCCCGCGCGCGGCGAGCGTGGCCACGCGCTGCTCGGACTTGCTGAGCTTGTCGAAACCCCGCTCCTTCGTCGCCGACCAGTCGGAGGTCGATTCGAACCGGGTCGTCGCCACCATCAGCGAGTCGGACAGCGTGTCCGCGTGGCAGACCTTGGCCATCCGGCGTGCCCGCAGGGCCGCCGTGCGCGCCTTGTCCTTGTCACCGATCGCCCGGTGCGCCGAACTCAGATCGGCCAGGGTGCGCACCAACTCGTAGCGGTCGCCGCTGGCTTGCAGCAGGTGCAGCGACTTGTTGAGGATCGTGAGGCGGTCCTTGAAGTCCCGCGTCGCGGCCACGCAGCGCAGCGCCATGCCTTGCGAGCGGGTGGTGCCGAAGCCGCCCATCGCCAGTTGCGCCTCCAGCAGGGCCGAGGCCTTCTGCTGCTGGGCGAGGGAGAGCCAGGCCTCGGCGGCGCCGACCCGCCACGGGACGAGGACGGGGGTGTCCAGGTTCCACTGCTGCATCTGCTCGCCGCAGGTCATGAAGTCGGCCAGCGCGGCGTACGGACGTCCGCCCGCGAGGTGGTGCCGGCCGCGGGCATAGAGGTAGTGCAGGCCGGACCGGGTCTGGAACAGCGCGGGCGCGGCCGCCGTCGCGAAGCACTGGGCGGCCTTCTCGTGGTTGCCGATGGACGTGTGCGCCTCGGCCAGGGTGGCCAGGGCCAGCCAGCCATGGGTGTTCAGGGACCGTGTCGACGCCTCGGCCAGCGCCGCCGAGCTGTGCTCGACAGCGACGTCGAGCTCACCGCGACGCAGGGCGATCGTGCCGAGCAGACCGCGCAGCACGGTGGTCCAGCCCTGCAGGCCGCTGTCCATCGCGTCCCCGAGGAAGCGGCTGGCGGTGAGTTGGGCAGCGTCGAGGAAGGAGGAGTAGATGAGCGTGAGCACGGCGGGCACCACGCAGGCGCGGACCGATTCGTCGAGCAGGCTGCCGGTCTGCAGCGACTGCTCCGCCTGCGCCGCGGTGTAGGCGTCGCCCTTGCCGGTCAGTACGGAGAGCAGGGACTGGTGCGCCCGGAGCCTCGCTCCGACCGCCGGCGACGTCGCGTAGGCCGCGGCCGGGGACACCGGGGCAGGGGGCGGTGTCGCGACGGCCGTCCGCTGCACGCCGGGGAAGCTCGAAGCGATCTGCAGCTCGGTCACCTGCATCTCGACGGCGACGTCGGGGCGACTGGTGTCCGCGTGCCGAACAACGCTGTCAATGACCTCGACGGCGTCATGCACCTGGGCGTTCCACAGCATGGCCTGGGCGACCGGAAGGGCCGTGCCCGGCGCCATCAGGCCGGTCAGGATCGACGTCTTGAGCGACTGGTAGCGCGCGGCTGCGCCGGCGAGCTCGAGCATCGAGCAGACCTCGGCCAGTTGGGCCTTGATCTCGTAACGCGTCGTGTCGTCGGTGCAGGAGGCGTCGGCCAGCTTGAGGTACCGAATGCCGAGCTCGACCTTGCCGGCGGCGAGCACCAGGCGCGCCGCGTCACGCAGCACCGGCAGGCCCCACTCGTCCTTGACGGGACCGGCTGCCAGCAGGTGGAAGGCGATCGACTCGGTTGAGGCGCCGTGGGCGTGCAGCAGCCGGGCGGCGCGGTGGTGCAGTTCGATCACGGTGGCGCTCGGGATGGCGTCCAGCACGATCTCGCGGACCCGCTCGTGCCTGAACGTACAACCGACCAGAAGCCCGCT
This portion of the Streptomyces sp. NBC_01750 genome encodes:
- a CDS encoding helix-turn-helix transcriptional regulator encodes the protein MTLVGRGKTRMDIDCLLGRVDSGVGTLAVVSGPTGIGKSTLLRALTARARAAGATVLGACALREERDEDFAVVQQLFTQGFRADATVTDLTDDGDAPGWVHVAERARLAVTALAEHGPVVLVIDDIHHADPLSVRCLRYLTARTAPQSLSLSVIVSWDATAESTSPILQEILYECDVSSISLEPLNSEAVAELMAEANVDTADTADPESAARYHELTGGNPLLIYALMQDRQAQPTASDTGPNGSASEPIAGDAFQRAVQVCLHRMGPLARQVAQGVALLGEGADEYQLSELCETSLGLVRTALQRLQASGLLVGCTFRHERVREIVLDAIPSATVIELHHRAARLLHAHGASTESIAFHLLAAGPVKDEWGLPVLRDAARLVLAAGKVELGIRYLKLADASCTDDTTRYEIKAQLAEVCSMLELAGAAARYQSLKTSILTGLMAPGTALPVAQAMLWNAQVHDAVEVIDSVVRHADTSRPDVAVEMQVTELQIASSFPGVQRTAVATPPPAPVSPAAAYATSPAVGARLRAHQSLLSVLTGKGDAYTAAQAEQSLQTGSLLDESVRACVVPAVLTLIYSSFLDAAQLTASRFLGDAMDSGLQGWTTVLRGLLGTIALRRGELDVAVEHSSAALAEASTRSLNTHGWLALATLAEAHTSIGNHEKAAQCFATAAAPALFQTRSGLHYLYARGRHHLAGGRPYAALADFMTCGEQMQQWNLDTPVLVPWRVGAAEAWLSLAQQQKASALLEAQLAMGGFGTTRSQGMALRCVAATRDFKDRLTILNKSLHLLQASGDRYELVRTLADLSSAHRAIGDKDKARTAALRARRMAKVCHADTLSDSLMVATTRFESTSDWSATKERGFDKLSKSEQRVATLAARGLTNREIAEELFVTVSTVEQHLTRVYKKMNVRSREDLPVKLRVYAA